One genomic region from Lynx canadensis isolate LIC74 chromosome E1, mLynCan4.pri.v2, whole genome shotgun sequence encodes:
- the RNF135 gene encoding E3 ubiquitin-protein ligase RNF135 — MAGLDPGLAIPVWLAEDDLGCIICQGLLAWPATLPCGHSFCRDCLKDLWAAGSPGRRRSCPTCREGAAQPPQLRKNTLLQELADKYSRALRELREAPGAAPARGAAAGAAPEPARPPPRRAAQLSAAAQKSITEAGHELEELVEQLVDLVRSLQSQTHLPEPGPDNEGSNQSLLVTPHTPERKLRDILHDLEEIREKLRENLTWKEALEEQPQVELQEGPSSSACPLSDHSHPAPTRTSRFAQWAVSPTFDLRSHCCSLEVSEDCRVVTVSRCPQTHLWSHERFVTCQVLCSQAFSSGQQYWEVDTQHCNNWAVGVASWGMRRNQTLGRTEDSWCVEWKGTGQLSAWHMVKETILGSDRPKVVGIWLDLEEGKLAFYSVANQETLLYECPVSASSPLHPAFWLYGLNPGNALTIRPVKV, encoded by the exons ATGGCGGGCCTGGACCCCGGCCTGGCCATCCCCGTGTGGCTGGCCGAGGACGACCTGGGCTGCATCATCTGTCAAGGGCTGCTCGCCTGGCCCGCCACGCTGCCCTGCGGCCACAGCTTCTGCCGCGACTGCCTGAAGGACCTGTGGGCCGCCGGCAGCCCCGGCCGCCGGCGCTCCTGCCCCACCTGCCGCGAGGGCGCCGCGCAGCCGCCGCAGCTGCGGAAGAACACGCTGCTGCAGGAGCTGGCCGACAAGTACAGCCGGGCGCTGCGCGAGCTGAGGGAGGCCCCCGGCGCCGCTCCCGCCCGGGGAGCCGCCGCCGGCGCCGCGCCCGAGCCCGCGCGCCCGCCCCCGCGCCGCGCCGCCCAGCTGTCG gcGGCGGCACAGAAGAGCATCACAGAAGCTGGGCATGAGCTGGAAGAGTTGGTGGAACAGCTTGTAGACCTTGTCAGGAGTCTTCAGAGTCAGACACACCTCCCGGAGCCCGGACCAGACAATGAAGGGAGCAACCAGAGCTTG CTCGTGACTCCCCACACACCCGAGAGAAAACTGCGAGACATTCTGCATGACTTAGAAGAAATCCGGGAAAAATTACGGGAAAACTTGACATGGAAAGAGGCCCTTGAAGAACAACCACAGG TGGAACTCCAAGAAGGTCCATCTTCCTCTGCATGCCCGCTGTCTGACCACAGTCACCCTGCCCCCACGAGGACCTCCCGGTTTGCTCAGT GGGCTGTCAGTCCGACCTTTGACCTTCGGAGCCACTGCTGTAGTCTGGAGGTGTCCGAGGACTGCCGGGTGGTGACTGTATCTCGCTGCCCGCAGACCCATCTCTGGAGCCACGAGAGGTTTGTGACCTGCCAGGTCTTATGTTCCCAGGCCTTTTCTTCAGGGCAGCAGTACTGGGAAGTAGACACTCAGCACTGCAACAACTGGGCAGTTGGGGTGGCCTCCTGGGGGATGAGGCGCAACCAGACCCTGGGAAGGACCGAAGACTCCTGGTGTGTAGAGTGGAAGGGGACTGGCCAGCTCTCTGCATGGCACATGGTCAAGGAAACCATCCTGGGCTCTGACAGACCTAAGGTGGTGGGCATCTGGCTGGACCTGGAAGAGGGCAAACTTGCCTTCTATTCGGTGGCCAATCAGGAGACACTTCTGTACGAGTGCCccgtctctgcctcctcccctctgcaCCCTGCCTTCTGGCTGTATGGCTTAAATCCTGGAAACGCTCTGACTATAAGGCCAGTAAAGGTGTAA